The Misgurnus anguillicaudatus chromosome 23, ASM2758022v2, whole genome shotgun sequence sequence aacactgatcataaCAATGGCGGTCCGTCTAAACTTCAATATCTTTTCAATATTTATGGAGGGTGCAAACGTTGGAATTAACGTTGACAAAtcaactgtttttaacattgtttcaatggttgcaTGCTATCTTGGAATATGTTTAATAGCTTTTATGAAattcagactgatatatttACATGCATTAATAATTTAGGTGCattaaaatgtctttcttttcaGTTTAATCTTCACTCAGTCATCTCTTATAATGCTGCTATTGGGACCTGATGAGTGAAACTGCAGTTGAGATGCTCTGGATCTGCAAAAAAACGCACAAAAACAAGATATTCATAAGAAtaagacatttaaaatatcaagtATTTTAAAGGTCTTTTTTCTATGGAAAAGGACCATAGATCATAGTGATAGGAGATGACAATAGGCTATACCATTTAGTCAGTTTGGactattattttcattttttgataaaaatctctattaaatgaataaatggcGTTTATGTAAGTATCTATACAGAATCTAACTGTTATTGTGGAGTAGGTCTATTGATCATATTTGTACTGCAAATCTGATTATAGTAGATTTTAAGTATAGCTTATTAATTGATAGATTGTGGCAATACTGCTTTAAAATCATCTAGTGTTTAAGTTATTAATgtgtaaagtaatttttgtaACCTGTAAATAAAGAGAATATCCAAATACATCAAGAAATTTAACAAGAATGCCATAAAGACTACATTGTAAGACAAAACAGACTGACTGCATGACTCCATGACTGACAGACAAAACTTCTTAAAAGTGCTCAGTccaattaataaaacataaaaaaattaacagatttttcttcaaaatgtagtttttaatgttttttggtGCAATAAATCACCATTGGAtgaaatatatatgtgtgtgacaTGCATAACACTAAACGCTTAAACCATGTTTCCTGGCAGGAAGCATGTACAAGAAGAATAACAAAGGACCAAAGACAAAGCCTTGTGGCATGCCAGATTCTATACGTTAGGTTTGACAGCTCCTACTTAACACAACGCAAGTAGCAGTGATCTGACAGATAAAAGCTTAAGCGGGCCAGCACCTGTCGACAATTGGCAACGTGCATCTCAAGTTCCCCCATAAGGAATGTTGTGGTCTGTGGGGGTCAAAGGAAGGCCAAAGGTCCTGTAGTAGTACTAGAATTACAGCCCCAAGGGTGTGCTAAAAATTAGACATTTTTACGCTGACAAGTGTAGTGTATGTAGGCTACTAAAAACCTGACTGCTGTTCTTCTCGGACACAAAATCTCTGTGGTTAAAAGCATATTCAGGTATTGACGATTTCTTTTAAAATTTTTGCCACGAAAGAAAGAAGATATGAAATATGTATATAATACTTTATTCATAATTAAGATATGATTTAATAAGTACAGTTTAAAGTTTCACGTGACACACTTTAACTAAATGTATTTAATCTAACGGTTTTCTGGTGGTGGATGTGAGCTAGGCCTAGGTCAGGTCTGGTCAGGTCGGTGCAGATCTCAAAGAAGCAGCAGTGTTATACAAAGTGAATGTTGGGTGCGCATGTGCTAGTGTTGAACGCTAGGTGGCGTTTAGAGCTCGTGTCGTGTCACGTTACCTGGCAGACGGAAGATTCAGCCATTTCGAGCAAGTGCTCTTCGCTTCACCTCTGTCTTTTACAAGATAAtcaatttaaaatacaaatcTCACGGAAATCTGCGTACACATTCAATTCAGTTCGTCGCTCATCGGTGTGGTTTTTAATAACTGTCGCTATTTGTCATTGTGGGTGCGGCTCTGATAGGGCAAAACGGATTTATACGGATATTTATAACTACAATTTTTACGTTTTTCACCTGTTTTCTTCATCTACGCAATCAACATGATACGTCCATATCTGCTCGTCTTACTACTCGTGCACGGTAAGTTAAATGTTCAATTTATGCTTGTAACGTTactttcaattttatttaatcGAACCGGAAATAGAAAATGCGCATTGTCTTTAAAACGCGTCTTTTCACATTCCTTTAGCCTCGCAACGTATATATGGTGACTATATTTATTTACCTGTTTTACACAGTATGTGAAATGTTTATGCGTTTACTTCTAAAGCTATGGTTTATATTTAGTCCTCGCATCGGCTTCAAGTTCAGGCCTTAAAAAATAACCTAAGGTTGCTTAATGTCGGGAATAAATCACGAATGTATTATGATTGCGGATTATTCAAATAAACGCGTTATTTCTGAGTtttggattttttatttatctttcaGTTTATGAGCGTTAACAGGCCTTTGCATACCTGATGTGTTTTTGTGTATTATTATCCATTTgtagaatatattttatttatgttttatgttatattaCGTGTCAGATATATTTTTGTACACCGATTAtagttgttattgtttttagaGGCTATAATAACCTTGATAAATTTTGTTAATAGCCCTTATGGTCAAATGTCATATTGCAACGTCATTTAAGTGATAAACGGTTTCGGTTTATAGTTGGACGCCATTGCATGTGTCTACAAGTACGCATATATTGTAATGTAATTCAGTGTAATGAATGTACTGTATCGGTGCATATAGCGCTTTTTATGAAATATTGCTGCGTCACCTACGACGTGAGATGTTTACGTTGATAATTTCCATAACATTCTGGCTATTATAAAGATAATTTAACAGTCATTCTTCATATTTACAAACCACTATTTGTTATAATActcaatattattatattatatagtaGCGGTTTTAATAAATACCAATGTAAACATCAATTTTAATATAAACTACTATTATTtcgttaaatgttaaaatagtacgatattacattaaaacagCCTGTagggaaattatgtttttattatcgtAAAAGTGTTATTATTTGTGTACTACACACATTATGGCTACTTTGTGTTTACCATGGCTAATTTGTGTTTACCGTAGTttgataaaacaaaaacatggttatttttaataGGGGACCACATGCAAATACTTTCAGTTATTGAAAACTATATTTGCAATGCATAACTAGTAGTCAGCAACATGAAGACTTGTGTGACTGGATTGTTTAATAATTTTGTCTATGCAAAGATGGATTTCTCATGTCAAGCTTTGTGGCTTTTTTCTGGATATTGTTATAAGCACCAGTGTCATCAATGTGTCAGACATGTCTGTGCTGGAGTTTGATATGTAATTTGAGTAGTGTGGTTCTTGGTTGGTAGTATTCTCATCACATACGTTTCTAGCGAGTAAACTAGAAACAATGAGATGATGTTTGTTAATAAATGACAGCTGTTAATCATTAAAAGTAGGAAGCTCAGACTCTTCTGCAGACTCTTATCTTATCCAACATTTTATgactttaaagttaaatgattgTAGCTTAAAAATTTTGCACAGCCTGGATAAACTGGTCTGACTGACTCTAccacatttttacattaacaGTTATTTATTAGTAAAAATATTAATCATGTGTAATACAGTACATAATCCTGAGCTTACTTGGATTGGATGAGCCAGGTCTATTAACATGTATTAGGCTTTATTAACTTGACTGGTCACGTGTTAAGTAATCAATTTACAGAAATTCCAGAATAAGCATTATTTGCAGGATTTGTGTTAATGAATGCTATTTTTGAACTGGGGAGAAAATTCAGACTTCTGCAACTTGCAGTATATTTTAGGGATGCTGCAACCGAAACtatttggcaaaaaagtatccaaagaaagcctttCGTTGTTTGGCCAAATTAGTGAAAAGACAGAATGAATTTAACCAAACAAAAGCGTTTTTGATAATGTGCTCAGTTAGCAAACAGTGTAAAGTGAGAGGCACGTGGCTTTATAAATGCAGCAAACATATGTCGACAGTGTGTCTGTGAAACATGCATTCTTGCTTTTTTCGACCAAACAGTTTCAGTTGCCAGGAATTCTGTGCATCTGTATATTTAATAGATTGTCTCTTTAATAAACTGACATTTCAGTATAGACGTGGATATAATGAAACACTGAGGCTTGAGTTAAACTTAAGAGCACATTAGACAGGAATGGCTTACGTGTCCAAACATGACTGACATTTAACCAGCAACCTCAGGCACAACCAAATAATCTGAACTCATGTTCAAACACCAAACTGCAGAACCACAATAGTGGTTCTCAATCTTTTAGGCATGCGGCCCCCGCCCCCATGCATCTCATGTGCGACCCCAAAgcaaatgtatgacataaaacattacaaaactttaaatttgaattaagcaaaacatattaaaacatATGCAGTGTAGTGCTGtttgttagtagccttatttttctgaaatttaattacacacaatttatgataaattaatttattttataaaaatcatAAAACCCCAAGTTACCACGGCCACTAGTTTTGAAAACCACTAAATAAAGCCTACGCTTCCATCTCAACATGTTTGCATTAAAAAACCTACAGTAAATGTTTACTGTCTTTGCGATCTTTAAGTTTGAGCCATTGTGCTTTGATcataaacacaaacttaagatTAATCTTTTTTGTAATAAGCTCAAATTCATTTATAATACAATTCTACTGTTGTTTGCCAGGGTTAAATGTGGTTTTGTCTTTGAAAATACCCGAATCAAAGGGTCTTTTGTCTTTAATGTTAGACATTAAAGGGTCTTTTAAGAGCCGTGAGGAGTCAGTTTCTCACAGCAAAAATACTCATAGATGTTTCTCTTGTTGTTGTGAATGAATGGAGGCATCATAGTACCATATGAGAACATTACGATGATGAACTTCAGTAGACTGGACTAATGGCTGCTTAATGTTAGGCTTAGCCATAATGCATAAAAATATTtctaaactaaaataaactgTTTAGAAAACATCCGTAATAACCGTATcacaattaatattattattatttttccagtTTATTTGATCAGTTTATGTGATGCatccaaaataataataaaaagataCAGAAATTAAAGAATTGTATACTACAGAAATTTAAGATAGCAAACTGAACAAATCAAACATTTgcacatacaaacacatattGTTGTGACTCTATTTACTGTAGTCGTCTTATTATCAAATATCTTAgaatatcattttatttttttatagcaCATTTTGCAGTCCATATTGCAGTGCTTTTCCTTTACATTGCTTTAAAATGATGTTCAGAATATTTTTATCGATTTTAATCATACACATGGATGATGTAATTTATTTGTTATTCTCTGTTTTAGTTGACAGACACTTTATTCATTTCATAACAGCCATGCGGCATGTAACGCCCTTGAGGGCAGGTAAACGAGGTTGTCACGTGTTTCCTGTTACTTTTCTTAGCGCTGTTGTGCTGTGACCAATCACAGTCGTTTGTGCCCTTTGACTCAAGTTTTTGTTTGTAGGCAATGCAGGGGTGGCTTCGCTTTTTTCAAGAACGGTATTCGGAGATAATACTAcgtttaaataataataatttcttaTCTACAATAGTTTTAAGCATGACTGACAGAGGAAATGCTCCACATTGAGAGTTTTCGTCTTTGAGCCGCGCAGCGCGCCCTCCTGGCGGCactttgtatttaaaatataaggCACTAACCGCCCAAACCACAACTACCCCAGAAGAGGGTAAATATCCAAATAAATGCCCCTGACTCACAGATTAATACATATATCTGTGGTTATCGATTATATTGTTAAGAAAATACAGTTACTACGATTAACTTTAACAGTGAATTCAGGACATTAACGTTACGTTTCGGATGACAGATTTCAGGTCAGACGTTTGACGTGACAACAAAGGGCATTTCAAAACAGCGTCAGTCTGTTAGAAGGTTAACTTATTTCTCTTATCAGGTTACAGTAGTTTGTTGAATATCCGTCACACTGAAACGTCTTTATTATGTATTTCCCCCGCAACTGCATCTTACGTACAGAACTAACTTATAtcattaaaataacattaatatAGCACATATATAAATCCATAACGTCAATATTAAACTGCCTGTATAATATAACATACGAATTACATAATCCTTTACATTAAAACTGAAGTAAAATTAAATCCCGATGGTGGTGAAGCAGCAGTACAGTAAGTCCATCATACAGTTTCATTTTTAATATCTGCGTTCAGGAGTTTCCGCATTCGTCTCCTACTCGCGCTCCACAATCTCGCGAGATTTCACTTTGAACTTGAATATCAAACATAAGTGTATCGGGAGAAACATCAGCTGTATTTGATTAATTTGCGgcaaaatatattacatttatattaagAGACCGCAATATATAAAGTATTGATATCATGATTGAACATTTGtcattttatcatttacagatTTGAAATTTACCACGGTTTTTTTATAGTAAACGTGTAATAACGTGTTTTTGCCGGATGAATCATTTGTATTTCTatagttttacttaaaatatagtAGTTAAACTACAGTTACTATAGTAAGACAGAGGTAAATATGtaattaccatggttttactacaaatactaTGGTAAAACCATAATTATAAGACTAtacatttgtttattgttttttttaatctaaagtAGCCTATGCCTGCATTAATccttttatcatttacagtttGTAAAGTTCCTCATGAATatttaccatggttttattatagtaaacgTGTAGTAACTGTGTTTTTGGCGGATTTATAATCATTTGTATTTCTATAGTTTTACTCAAATATAGTGGGTAAACTAtggttactatagtaaatatgtGGTTacaattatacatgcatatTTTGTATAAGACTAAATTTGattatttcattttgttttttgttttcatcTGAAATATGCCTatataaagtacattttagtaaaaaatCTAGTTTGTTCTTATTTGGCAAATAAGGTAGAAATGGCTTTGCTATTGTATTAAAAGCATAGTAACCACAAATTTACCATTTTCTTAGCTTGATATTAAGaatgttttattatatttatatgcatATTTATTATGATTCTGCTGATTGACCATTAATCAGTTTATCATTTACAGTTTGTGAATTTCCTCATTAAAATTAACCACAGTTTTATTATAGTTAACATGTAGTTACTAATTTTACTAAAAATGTAATGATTAAACTACGGTTAATATAGTAAGACAGTGGTAAATATGTTGTTACCATTATAAgtgcagttttttttatatgaatatacattttatttatttatttatttatttcatctGAAATATGTCTATATTAATatcaaaacacattttagtaAACAGTCTATTTTTTTGGCAAATAAGATGGAAAAGCAATTCAAAAAGGTTTTGCTACAGTATCCATTGTATTTAAACCATAGTAACAATAAATTTAACATTGTCTAACGACCCACAAGTTTGATATTTGTAATTAaacttcaattcaattcaattttatttatatagcgcttttcacaaatgttaattgttgcaaagcagctttacatgagtagatgtaaaggagaacacagaaaatcaatagataatataagcagtagaacatagcggctaaggttaaaccgtacaagcaagcgtattaataGTCTTACAGTTTGTAAAGTTCCTCATGAATatttaccatggttttattatagtaaaactATGCCTATACATCAAGTAACAAATCTGCCAAACAAAATatagttactacacttttactatagtagAAGCACAGGTAATACTTTATAATTAAACATACAGAAATAACATACAGAGGTTTGTCAATATGCATACAGTAACTTATTAAatctaaatgtttttaatgtttctgtttgttttgcaCGATGTGTTTGGTTGTGTTACAGATGAAGTTATGACACCAGATGTGATGGAGGGCGAGTCTGTTACTCTTGACTCTTGTTTTCCCAAAATACAGACCGAAGATGAGTGGGAGTGGAAGTTTGGTGGCCCTGACGGTGTTACTATAGTTAAAAATGGTTTAATATATGACACCGTTGATGGGATATTCAATAACCGACTGCAGCTGAACAGTCAGACCGGAGATCTCACCATTAGAAACACCAGAATCAAACACACTGGAGTTTATGATCTAAAGATCTtcaacagcacacacacacgtgaACACAAGAAATTCAATCTTACTGTCCTCGGTGAGAAACTTGACTCTTTCTATGTAAATATAGACTGAGGTGATGAATGGTTTTCATTAAAAGTtgaatttgtttgttttcagaTCCGATTCCTCCGAAAGTGTTTGCGGTGGAGGGAGAATCTGTTATTGTGACTCATGACGTCGCTTGCGTACAGAAATACAATTTGATCAGGTGGATGTATGAAACAACTCTCATCGCTAAAATCAAAAGAGATCCGAACTCCAACCAAACGTGTTGTAAAGATCCGTTAGAGAGAAAATTCATGGGCAGACTAAAGTTAGATGATCAGACTGGAtatctcaccatcacaaacctCACAACCACAGACGCTGGACTTTATAAACTACAGTTGATAAACAATGTTCCCAAATACAGGACGTATCGTCTTATAGTTAGTGGTGAGTAAATCAAATCTTCATGTTCAATAAATCATCTGCTTTATACAGACCGTAAGGTATTTATTTGTGTCTTTGTGAATCTGTTGTAGGGTCGGGTTTGTCATCAAAATGGATCTATGTCGTGGTCGTGGTCGGGGTGGTGGCGCTGGTGGGGGCGCTGGGGGTGGCATTCTATTGGATTAAAAGAAACCAAAAAACTAAAAGGCAAGTATGGACGACAGTAAATAATGCTTTAACATGTATTGTTGTAATTTATTGACTTATTGGCTTGTAATTATAATAAACTGATAAGTTTGTTCTGTCTGTGCCAATGAACATTTATGCAATAGAAATTTAgtaaaaaatagtaaatattaaacaaaagcAATAGCAAGTGACCCTATAAATATTGATGAGCCAGGTTGGGTCTGTACCCAAGTACATCTTTGCTTTTTATTCTTCTGGTTTATTACCAGTTGGTAATTGCGTATTATAGGACCAGTAggcttacactgcaaaaatggcTTTTGGTattcttgttttgttttcccAGTATAAATATCCAAaatttcttaaatcaagatgtattttcttgatgagcaaaaattacctaagaaaataagtctagttgttagacaaaaaaataaaatttaagtgaatttgtgcttaaaacaagcaaaaaatggGCTAAGAAAaatatcttgaaataagttacattttttcttaaacatttaattgaataaatattttcttaccccattggcagattttttaaagcacaaatacacttaactttgatatttttgtctaaaagctTTTACCTTATTTTcagatcattttgctcattaagaaaatgcatcttaatttaagaatttttttaatatttgtactaaaaccAGGCAAAATACCAAGAGTTTTTGTTGCAATGTAATACAATATATGTTCATATATGAGGATTATTAATATTATGAGTTTATTTTGAAGATTACCGGATGTGTAACATCACTGCTGCTGTCTAacatctttaactctttctgGTTTCTTACAGGGGTACCTATTGAGGATAATGGTCAACATCCTGAAAAGCAGTAATTAATAGCATCAGTTTGTGGTTAATAACATCAACTCGCTGTGTGCTGTAGATGTGCTTTTGAAGGGCATCTCCGGTTGTTGCATTTATTGCTGATgttaaaatttaaatgtttttttttttatttctttatgtcTATCGGCTGGTGTTTGACTTGCTCATGCTTCATGTTGTGGGACTGCCGATATAAAAGTTCTAATGAAAAACATCATGCTATAATGTATAATGCCTATAAGCAGCTGTTTTTGATGAGTAGTTGtgttcctgagtcacagctacTGAATGTAAATACTGTCTTGCGAGCGGATGTAAAGACGCCAGGACACTTTGCTTTTTTAGTATCACATAGGCTGTGTTTTCAGTTATAATTGATCTGCATTCATGCTGATGTTActctggccgtttctcaatccgaaggctgcatcctccggaggtcgcatatgcaaaCGTCAtagctggtttatttaagttaacagagcattacattcgcaagtcataagcttATAACAACACTTTAGGATTAACTAAGattaatagtcaactttataattgttaatattctgaattaagatagtcttgatgacgtatgcagcctagaaatgcgacctccggagggtGCAGTCTTCGGATTGGGAAACGGCCTTTATTGAGATGTATATACACTACTGGCCTCTAGTGGACAATCGATGAACATGCCTATTTTTTCCGTTTTCAGTCCATCttaattgtttacatttttaaagtgtttttttttaattgaaattcATTGTGTAATATAATTGCCaaatttactttttattacAAACTCCTTAAGTTTCCTTTTTGTTTATGTATAGTCCAATTGCCTTGACTTTTTTGGTTCTCATGTGTTTACATGACTCATAATTCAGCATTAAAGATCTTTGTtctatattgtttttgttttgtttttttaataaaaagagaaataagTAAACGTTGAAGGGTTCAGTTCATGAGACTGTGAGGGTTGTAATATCTACACTACACGTGTAAATGGGAAATACAACAACACAAATTCATAAACATCGAGATAACAATCCAATAGCACAGAGGAACCGAATGTGTTGTACAGACAGTGTGCTACAGTATCGTGATGTTTCCTCACTATGTGTCGCTGTGAGGAGACTGCAGACCTGACGTTTACCTGAGATTTaacatcaatacacaaaaaCAACCGCTTTTCATTTAGCATTAAAAAcagatttgttttgtttcattttcgaAGAGATCTCGATTAATATCAGTGAGTTAAAATCTCTCTTCattgtttttctctgttttgCGTTTCCGGTGCGGCTTCGACTGTAAACCAGCAGAATCGGACTTTAGCTTATTAATAACATCACCTGACCTGATCTTGCATACAGTGAGTCTACTGCATTATGAAGAAAACAATACATctcattgttttattgtttgcaggtaagtaaattatttaatttattcacACTTTCGGTTTCATTCTGAACTCGTGGTACTACATATTTGTCATAGTTTGAACATATTAAAAGGCTACTAATCGGGCGGGTTGGTATCAATTTGTCTAACCAGAGGTTTACTGCAAATATCAATTTGCTCGTGGTTATTTTGCGTTTACTGTTCACTGTTCGAGGCCATGCAGAGCAAATCGATCGATGAATAACCTCAAGTATCGCGAGATCTGATTGTAGGTTCTTGAATCTCTGTGATGTCAGATGCCGCTCCGTCTGTGCAGGCGTGTTTGAAGTCGAACACGCCTAATGATTtggcaattttaaaatctaATGTTACTGTcagttagattttttttaatgtataacttACATAATCTATtgtatttctttctttcatcttgtgataaaaaatgttatattgcttgtttatttgttattctcagtaataatacaaataattaatttatttgcaTGCAGATTTAAATATCTATCTCTATCttgattatttatttgtattgttgATCCTAATGTGTCTTTctgtattcatatttattttaagttggttttaaagggatagttcacttttaaatgaaaattgctcatcctcatgttgttctaaacctgtatgattttgttatgatgaacacaaaaaaaagatattttaagaaatgatgATAGTAAACACACAGcggtaagtgaccatagacttccatagtaggaaaaaaatattttgaagtattgtgataattgaataataaaatgttttgataaatgacggtaagcacacagttgacagtacccattaaattccatctttttttttattcctactatggaggtcTATGGTCActtgctgctgtttgccatcaTTTCGCAGggtatcttcttttgtgttcatcagaaaaaggaAATTCATGCAGGTTTGGAACAGCATGGGGATGAGTGGATTgtgacagagttttcattttgaagtgaactatccctttgaagaatttattttgttggacttatatttaaaggggacatttcacaagacttttttaaagatgtttaaaaaACTCTTAAGTGTCCCcaagagtatgtatgtgaagtttcagTTTGAAATACCACATAGataatgttaaaattgctactttgtaTGTGTgcgcaaaaatgtgccatttttaggtgtgtccttttcaaaggattagtccattttcttaaaacaaaGATTctgatggtttgctcaccaccatgacatccaaaatgttgtctttctttATATAAACTTTATTACAGGCTCTAGGCCCAACATCAAGACATACAGAAggaataaatacataaacacataaaaactAGGGCTGGGATAGGATTGGTcgtgattaattgcatacaaaataaaagtgctttttggcataatatatgagtgtgtgctgtgtgtaattattatgtacatataaatacacacaataattacacacagtttttaaatatacacaataattacacacagtacacacacatatattatgcaaaaataacttttgttttgtatgcgattaatcacgatgaatcttttcccagccctaataAAAACATACTTTGATTCATGAGAGTCTTAACTGGCACCCATACCAATGTTTCCACAAATATGATTGATATTTAACTGAACTGCACCTGGGGCTTGTGAATAAAATTTTGAGACTCATCA is a genomic window containing:
- the LOC141359530 gene encoding uncharacterized protein, producing MTPDVMEGESVTLDSCFPKIQTEDEWEWKFGGPDGVTIVKNGLIYDTVDGIFNNRLQLNSQTGDLTIRNTRIKHTGVYDLKIFNSTHTREHKKFNLTVLDPIPPKVFAVEGESVIVTHDVACVQKYNLIRWMYETTLIAKIKRDPNSNQTCCKDPLERKFMGRLKLDDQTGYLTITNLTTTDAGLYKLQLINNVPKYRTYRLIVSGSGLSSKWIYVVVVVGVVALVGALGVAFYWIKRNQKTKRGTY